GACAGAAAAGGACTATAACCTTAAATTTGTCACGCGTTCCTCCCAGGCGGAAGAGACCAGGCAGGATTTGAACCCCACGACTCCATCGCAGGGTCAGCAGGAGGAGATATACCCTCTCGTCCTGAATCCCAAATATACCTTTGAATCGTTCGTCGTGGGCAACAGCAACCGCTTCGCGCACGCGGCTGCCCTCGCGGTCGCGGAGGCGCCGGGCCGGGCCTATAATCCCCTGTTCATATATGGAGGAGTGGGGCTGGGCAAAACCCATTTAATGCAGGCCATCGGCCATTTCGTCCTTTCCCAGAATGCATCGATGAGGGTCGTTTACGTCTCCTCGGAGACATTCACGAATGATCTCATCAATTCCATCCGCGATGACACCACAGGCGAGTTTAGGGAGAAGTACAGGAATGTAGACGTCCTCCTCATTGATGACATACAATTCCTGGCTGGCAAGGAGCGAACTCAGGAGGAATTTTTCCATACTTTTAATTCACTCTACGAGTCAAATAAGCAGATCGTAATCTCAAGCGACAGGCCGCCCAAGGAGATACCTACACTTGAGGACAGGCTGCGCTCTCGTTTTGAGTGGGGCCTGATAACAGATATCCAGGCGCCAGACCTCGAAACGCGGATAGCTATACTTAAGAAAAAAGCAAGCCTTGAGCGACTAGAGGTATCAAACGACGTCCTCGTCTACATTGCCAATCAGATTCATTCAAATATACGCGAGCTAGAGGGAGCCCTAATCAGAGTTGTGGCATATGCCTCCCTAAACAATAGGCCGATTTCCGTGCAACTCGCGATGGACGTATTAAAGGACATCCTCCCTTCAGCGAAATCTAAGCAAATTTCGATAGAAATGATCCAGCAGACGGTCGCGGATTTCTTCCAAATAGGTTTTGACGAAATGAGAGCAAAGAAACGCTCACGCAATGTCGCCTTTCCAAGGCAGGTTGCAATGTACCTGGCAAGGGAACTCACCGAGGCATCTCTACCGAAAATAGGAGAGGAATTCGGCGGCAGGGATCACACTACGGTGATACATGCCTGCGAAAAAATCCAAAGCGACATGAAGGGGAATGCATCCTTGTCATCTACTTTAAAAGAGATAATAGCAAGGCTCCAGCAAGGGGCATGAACCCCCTGCTTCATTTGAAATCACAGGTACCATCTAAACAGTTTTTATTTGAAATCGTAGGCCTGTGGATAAATCAGGGGATAACCGGGGGATAAGCTGTGGTAAATCCTGTGGACAACTTTCATGACGTATATAGCTATGGATAATGTGGACAACTTCGAATGGATATCAACAGGATAATCAACATTCGACTTGCAGTTTTCATCGATTCTTCACGCATATATCCACATAATCACAGTGCCTATTACTAGTACTCCGTATTTTAATATATAATCACGTTAGTAAATAGAAAAGGGAACCATCGGGCAATCGAATATTTATTTAATGGTAGAATGAGCAGATTTAGGGGGTCTAAGAATGAGGTTTGAGTGCCGCAGGGATGACCTTGTATCAGGGGTCCAGACGGTTCAGAAGGCCGTGTCTGCCAGGACGACGCTACCAATACTTTCAGGGATTCTCCTTGAAGGGAGGGACGGCAAACTCAGGTGCGTGGGGACTGATCTTGAATTGAGCATTGAGACCTACATTACAGCTCAGGTAGGGGAAATGGGAAGCCTTCTTTTACCTGCTCGTTATATTTCGGATATATCGCGGAAGCTCCCTGAGGATCATGCGGTAGTAGAAGCTTCAGAAACTTATATCGCAACGGTAAGCTCGGGGAGGGCGGTATTTAAAATTAACGGGATGGATCCCTCCGAGTATCCCATATTCCCCGTTATTGATGAAGGGGTGAGGTTCGGCATCAATGGTGGGATTCTCAAAAACCTCATAAGGTACACATCTTTTGCCGCGGCTCTCGAGGAGACGCGGGCCTTTCTTACAGGTGTTCTTTTTGATGTAGCCCCAAAGGGTATAAACATGGTCGCGACCGATACGTTTAGGCTGGCGATGAAGCGTGAACAATACAATATGGAGCTCGAGGGGGAGAGAAGAGTTATTGTACCAGCAAGGGCCTTAAATGAGGTTATGCGCTTGATAAGGGAGAATGATGAGATTGTAGAGGTCTCGCTGGGTGAAAACCAGATAGCCTTTAAGTTTGGTGAGACTACCATAGTGTCGAGGCTTATAGAAGGACAGTTCCCAAATTATGCCCAGGTAATACCGAAGGGTTTCAAGACGAGGCTGCTTGTGGAGACCGACAAACTCCTAGCCGCTGTTGAAAGGGCATCGCTTGTTGGAAAGGACGAATTTGGAACTGTGAAGCTTGCGGTGAGCAACGATACGCTTATGATAAGGGCGAATTCCCCCGATGTTGGGCAGGCCTTTGAAGAGATAGCTGCGTCGAGAGAGGGGGAGGATGGAGAGATAGCCCTGCGCTCCAAGTATCTTACTGATGTGCTAAAGGTGATCGACGGAGAGAGAATATATATAGAGCTTACAGGGGCTATCAGCCCTGCATGTTTTAGGGAAGAAAAGTCTGATGATTATATATATCTTATAATGCCTGTTACAAATATTGTGTAGGGAGCACTGGGTGCTACCCATTGTTATTGCTTTTTACTACTCGGATTGAACCGGGGATGGAGGCTGAAGTGCGTCAACGGTAGATTACATTATGCATGCCAAGCAAGAAGGACTCTATGAAGAACCCTATGAGGGAAGTTGAGATTCACACTAATAATATAAAGCTCGACCAGTTTCTGAAATGGGCGTGCGTCGCCTTTACAGGCGGGGAGGCCAAGCGCATGGTGGCCCGCGGCATCGTAAGGGTAAACGGTGCCATTGAGCAGAGGCGGGGTAGGACACTGGTGCCCGGCGATGTAGTCGACGTAGATGGATTTGGTTCCTTTCGCCTCGCGGACCGTGCCAGGCCTTGAGTAGCGCGGCCGCGTTGCAGTGGCAGTGGGGGTTGGGGATTTTGCTTGTCCGTCGCATATTCTTATCCAATTTTCGCAACTACCATAAACTGGATATCCAGGTCGATCCTGGTCTAAATATACTCGTGGGAGACAACGCCCAGGGGAAGACCAATCTTATAGAGGCGATTCATATAGTCGCCACCGGGAGGTCCCACCGCTCAGCCCGTGACTCCGAGCTTGTGAGATGGGGGAATCAGGGCTACCTCGTCAAGGCCAGGGTAACTAGGGGGGAAGCCGATTCCATAGTTGAGGTCGAATACAACCTTGCTCGGGGGAAGGAGATAAGAGTTGATGGGCCTGCGCGCCGCCTGGCGGGATCCGGCGGGGTGGGAACCGTTGTGGTATTTTCCCCCGACGAGCTTCAAATTGTAAAAGGGGGTCCCTTCCTCCGGCGGCGATTTCTCGATCTTTTGATCGTCCAGGTAAGCAAGGGATACCGTTATGAGCTCGTGCGTTACGCCAGGGTGCTCTCGCAACGCAACGCCGTGTTGCGCAGCTCGCGATTCTCTCGTTCCGCCCTCACCGAGCTCGACATCTGGGATGAACAGCTTGCGGATGCGGGTGCAAGGGTCGTCGAGAGGCGAAGGTTCGTAGTTGAGAAGCTGGCTCGTGTCGCGGCAGCAGTTCACCCTATGATCGGGGGAGCTGGAAAGCTCGACATACTGTACATTCCTTCTGTAGCTTTTACAGCCGGAGCTTGCCTTGATGTCTTAAAGAATGAGTTTGCCGGGAATCTCAAGAAAATGAGACGCGAGGAGATCGCGAAGGGTGTAAGCCTTGTGGGACCACACAGGGATGATCTCGTTTTCACGATCGAGGGGATGGATGCGAGGACCTATGCCTCCCAGGGACAGCAACGTTCAATTGTCTTATGCCTCAAATTTAGCGAACTTGAATTCATCCGGTCGGAAACCGGTGACGC
This sequence is a window from Bacillota bacterium. Protein-coding genes within it:
- the dnaA gene encoding chromosomal replication initiator protein DnaA; the encoded protein is MDRVSSLWEKVLEILSTEISKPSFETWLKSTRAKDMDENFIVIEVPHELAKNWLETRYISTIRRTVQALTEKDYNLKFVTRSSQAEETRQDLNPTTPSQGQQEEIYPLVLNPKYTFESFVVGNSNRFAHAAALAVAEAPGRAYNPLFIYGGVGLGKTHLMQAIGHFVLSQNASMRVVYVSSETFTNDLINSIRDDTTGEFREKYRNVDVLLIDDIQFLAGKERTQEEFFHTFNSLYESNKQIVISSDRPPKEIPTLEDRLRSRFEWGLITDIQAPDLETRIAILKKKASLERLEVSNDVLVYIANQIHSNIRELEGALIRVVAYASLNNRPISVQLAMDVLKDILPSAKSKQISIEMIQQTVADFFQIGFDEMRAKKRSRNVAFPRQVAMYLARELTEASLPKIGEEFGGRDHTTVIHACEKIQSDMKGNASLSSTLKEIIARLQQGA
- the dnaN gene encoding DNA polymerase III subunit beta, with the translated sequence MRFECRRDDLVSGVQTVQKAVSARTTLPILSGILLEGRDGKLRCVGTDLELSIETYITAQVGEMGSLLLPARYISDISRKLPEDHAVVEASETYIATVSSGRAVFKINGMDPSEYPIFPVIDEGVRFGINGGILKNLIRYTSFAAALEETRAFLTGVLFDVAPKGINMVATDTFRLAMKREQYNMELEGERRVIVPARALNEVMRLIRENDEIVEVSLGENQIAFKFGETTIVSRLIEGQFPNYAQVIPKGFKTRLLVETDKLLAAVERASLVGKDEFGTVKLAVSNDTLMIRANSPDVGQAFEEIAASREGEDGEIALRSKYLTDVLKVIDGERIYIELTGAISPACFREEKSDDYIYLIMPVTNIV
- the recF gene encoding DNA replication/repair protein RecF, which produces MLVRRIFLSNFRNYHKLDIQVDPGLNILVGDNAQGKTNLIEAIHIVATGRSHRSARDSELVRWGNQGYLVKARVTRGEADSIVEVEYNLARGKEIRVDGPARRLAGSGGVGTVVVFSPDELQIVKGGPFLRRRFLDLLIVQVSKGYRYELVRYARVLSQRNAVLRSSRFSRSALTELDIWDEQLADAGARVVERRRFVVEKLARVAAAVHPMIGGAGKLDILYIPSVAFTAGACLDVLKNEFAGNLKKMRREEIAKGVSLVGPHRDDLVFTIEGMDARTYASQGQQRSIVLCLKFSELEFIRSETGDAPILLLDDVMSEIDKAHQELLLGYVSHNLQAFLTATHLAQLDMRGLDHNKASRVVFTVENGTCKPMSIGA
- a CDS encoding RNA-binding S4 domain-containing protein; amino-acid sequence: MREVEIHTNNIKLDQFLKWACVAFTGGEAKRMVARGIVRVNGAIEQRRGRTLVPGDVVDVDGFGSFRLADRARP